Proteins from one Panicum virgatum strain AP13 chromosome 7K, P.virgatum_v5, whole genome shotgun sequence genomic window:
- the LOC120640186 gene encoding fasciclin-like arabinogalactan protein 7, which translates to MRCAAAAAAVALLAAVMSVSVVLHAGARRPLAKPPRAAALQKTDTWPPTPQAKGGANLTAILTLDGPLAFRTFLGYLQQTNLVEVFQNQACLTDPGITIFVPVDKAFAAVKPSVLSGLSSLQLKNLMMCHSLAKHYELADFEGLSRIGPVTTFAGGLYTVDVTYDAGTVHVRSRWADAKIVGSVSVEAPMAIYELDRVLLPAALFHIQPPVAAITDGDVPVPRRRR; encoded by the exons AtgaggtgcgccgccgccgccgccgccgtcgcgctgcTCGCGGCCGTGATGTCCGTGTCCGTCGTCCTGCACGCCGGGGCGCGTCGGCCGCTCGCCAagccgccgcgggcggcggcgctgcagaagACCGACAcgtggccgccgacgccgcaggCCAAGGGCGGCGCCAACCTCACGGCGATCCTCACCCTCGACGGGCCGTTGGCGTTCCGCACCTTCCTCGGGTACCTGCAGCAGACCAACCTCGTGGAGGTGTTCCAGAACCAGGCGTGCCTGACCGACCCGGGCATCACCATCTTCGTCCCCGTCGACAAGGCCTTCGCCGCCGTCAAGCCGTCG GTGCTGTCGGGCCTGTCCAGCCTTCAGCTCAAGAACCTGATGATGTGCCACTCACTGGCCAAGCACTACGAGCTCGCGGACTTCGAGGGGCTGAGCCGGATCGGGCCGGTGACGACGTTCGCCGGCGGGCTGTACACGGTGGACGTGACGTACGACGCGGGCACCGTCCACGTGCGCTCCAGGTGGGCCGACGCCAAGATCGTGGGGAGCGTGTCCGTGGAGGCGCCCATGGCGATCTACGAGCTCGACCGGGTGCTGCTCCCGGCCGCGCTCTTCCACATCCAGCCGCCCGTCGCGGCGATCACGGACGGCGACGTGCccgtgccgcggcggcgacgatga